The Acanthochromis polyacanthus isolate Apoly-LR-REF ecotype Palm Island chromosome 5, KAUST_Apoly_ChrSc, whole genome shotgun sequence genome includes a window with the following:
- the rae1 gene encoding mRNA export factor isoform X1 — translation MSLFGTSSGFGTGGTGVFGSTTTDSHNPMKDVEVTSPPDDSISCLAFSPPTMPGNFLIGGSWANDVRCWEVQDNGQTVPKAQQMHTGPVLDACWSDDGSKVFTASCDKTAKMWDLNSNQAMQIAQHDGPIKAIHWIKAPNYSCIMTGSWDKTLKFWDTRSPNPMMSLQMPERCYCADVVYPMAVVATAERGLIVYQLENQPSEFRRIDSPLKHQHRCVAIFKDKQNKPTGFALGSIEGRVAIHYINPPNPAKDNFTFKCHRSNGTNTTTPQDIYAVNAISFHPVHGTLATVGSDGRFSFWDKDARTKLKTSEQLDQPITACCFNHNGNIFAYASSYDWSKGHEYYNPQKKNYIFLRNAAEELKPRNKKW, via the exons ATGAGTTTGTTTGGAACAAGCTCTGGTTTTGGGACAGGAGGGACCGGTGTGTTTGGAAGCACGACAACAGACAGCCACAACCCCATGAAG GATGTTGAAGTGACTTCTCCTCCAGATGACAGCATCAGCTGTCTGGCCTTCAGTCCTCCCACTATGCCCGGCAACTTCCTCATTGGAGGGTCCTGGGCCAACGAT GTCCGATGTTGGGAGGTGCAGGACAATGGTCAGACTGTCCCCAAAGCCCAACAGATGCACACAGGTCCAGTGCTGGATGCATGCTGGAGCGAT GATGGGAGTAAAGTCTTCACTGCTTCCTGTGACAAGACAGCCAAGATGTGGGATCTGAACAGCAACCAAGCAATGCAGATTGCACAG CATGATGGTCCAATTAAAGCAATCCACTGGATAAAAGCCCCAAACTACAGTTGTATCATGACCGGCAGCTGGGACAAAACACTGAAG TTCTGGGATACCCGCTCTCCCAATCCAATGATGTCGCTACAAATGCCAGAGAGATGCTACTGTGCAGATGTC GTGTACCCCATGGCGGTGGTTGCCACAGCTGAGCGAGGCCTGATAGTGTACCAGTTAGAGAACCAGCCCTCTGAGTTTCGCAGAATAGATTCTCCTCTCAAACATCAG CATCGCTGTGTTGCCATATTCAAGGACAAGCAGAACAAGCCTACAGGTTTTGCACTGGGAAGCATTGAGGGCCGAGTGGCGATCCACTACATCAACCCTCCAAACCC AGCCAAAGACAACTTCACCTTCAAGTGCCACAGGTCCAATGGAACCAACACAACCACTCCACAGGACATCTACGCT GTGAATGCGATCTCTTTCCATCCTGTTCATGGCACTCTGGCCACTGTGGGCTCAGATGGACGCTTCAGCTTCTGGGACAAAGACGCCCGCACCAAGTTGAAGACCTCGGAGCAGCTCGACCAGCCCATCACAGCTTGTTGCTTCAACCACAACGGCAACATCTTTGCATATGCTTCTAGTTACGACTGGTCAAAG GGCCACGAGTACTACAACCCCCAGAAAAAGAACTACATCTTTCTGAGGAACGCTGCCGAGGAGCTGAAGCCTCGGAACAAGAAATGGTGA
- the rae1 gene encoding mRNA export factor isoform X2 yields MSLFGTSSGFGTGGTGVFGSTTTDSHNPMKDVEVTSPPDDSISCLAFSPPTMPGNFLIGGSWANDVRCWEVQDNGQTVPKAQQMHTGPVLDACWSDDGSKVFTASCDKTAKMWDLNSNQAMQIAQHDGPIKAIHWIKAPNYSCIMTGSWDKTLKFWDTRSPNPMMSLQMPERCYCADVVYPMAVVATAERGLIVYQLENQPSEFRRIDSPLKHQHRCVAIFKDKQNKPTGFALGSIEGRVAIHYINPPNPAKDNFTFKCHRSNGTNTTTPQDIYAVNAISFHPVHGTLATVGSDGRFSFWDKDARTKLKTSEQLDQPITACCFNHNGNIFAYASSYDWSKGHEYYNPQKKNYIFLRNAAEELKPRNKK; encoded by the exons ATGAGTTTGTTTGGAACAAGCTCTGGTTTTGGGACAGGAGGGACCGGTGTGTTTGGAAGCACGACAACAGACAGCCACAACCCCATGAAG GATGTTGAAGTGACTTCTCCTCCAGATGACAGCATCAGCTGTCTGGCCTTCAGTCCTCCCACTATGCCCGGCAACTTCCTCATTGGAGGGTCCTGGGCCAACGAT GTCCGATGTTGGGAGGTGCAGGACAATGGTCAGACTGTCCCCAAAGCCCAACAGATGCACACAGGTCCAGTGCTGGATGCATGCTGGAGCGAT GATGGGAGTAAAGTCTTCACTGCTTCCTGTGACAAGACAGCCAAGATGTGGGATCTGAACAGCAACCAAGCAATGCAGATTGCACAG CATGATGGTCCAATTAAAGCAATCCACTGGATAAAAGCCCCAAACTACAGTTGTATCATGACCGGCAGCTGGGACAAAACACTGAAG TTCTGGGATACCCGCTCTCCCAATCCAATGATGTCGCTACAAATGCCAGAGAGATGCTACTGTGCAGATGTC GTGTACCCCATGGCGGTGGTTGCCACAGCTGAGCGAGGCCTGATAGTGTACCAGTTAGAGAACCAGCCCTCTGAGTTTCGCAGAATAGATTCTCCTCTCAAACATCAG CATCGCTGTGTTGCCATATTCAAGGACAAGCAGAACAAGCCTACAGGTTTTGCACTGGGAAGCATTGAGGGCCGAGTGGCGATCCACTACATCAACCCTCCAAACCC AGCCAAAGACAACTTCACCTTCAAGTGCCACAGGTCCAATGGAACCAACACAACCACTCCACAGGACATCTACGCT GTGAATGCGATCTCTTTCCATCCTGTTCATGGCACTCTGGCCACTGTGGGCTCAGATGGACGCTTCAGCTTCTGGGACAAAGACGCCCGCACCAAGTTGAAGACCTCGGAGCAGCTCGACCAGCCCATCACAGCTTGTTGCTTCAACCACAACGGCAACATCTTTGCATATGCTTCTAGTTACGACTGGTCAAAG GGCCACGAGTACTACAACCCCCAGAAAAAGAACTACATCTTTCTGAGGAACGCTGCCGAGGAGCTGAAGCCTCGGAACAAGAAATG A